The genomic stretch caatcaccaactctggtttggTCAAAATAAACCCTACGAGAGTTTGTCAGAGAGTCTGAATAAGTTGCATATATAAAGAAGTAATAACTGCTGTTTCCCAACACTGCTTTACAGCGCATCCAGACGTGACACACCAGAAAGAAATAAGCAAAAAAAGGCATACACGTCTACTGGCAATGGGAAATTAGTCTTTCatctatttcttttctttctattttcttctgttttccgTTTTCAAAACCCTGTTTATTTTGGTGGAAAAGTGTAGAAGTGATTTCACTGACTGAAAAAGGCTGTCTGGTGGTTATTGTCCATTGCTTTTTACTGTATACTGGGCAACACAACTACATTTACAGATTAAAGGCTTTAATTGTCAAAAGTGGATAATGAAAACGTTTAGAGAAAGCTTTATGGCTGCTTTACTGTTTTTCTGCTTATTCTTTTACCCCCCTCATTATCTTTTGGAGTCTTACAGACAGCATCATCACTTTCCAACCATTTCTTATCCTGTTCTGGGATCAATCAATAACATACTCATTGTTTTCATGTCAGGGAACCAACTTATTTTGCCACTGGGGAGCTGCCTGTATTGTATACAGGTTGCATGTATCCAGGTCATATAACTGTCGTGTGTGAACGATGTAGCCAGATCAACTTCAGACCACACCATTCATGTAAATGCATCTCAAGTGCTGTTTGTCAGATGTACCTTCAGAATGTTTCAACATTTCATTGTATTGAGCTTGAGTCATTTTGGAATTTTATAGATATTTCAATTATTGAGTCTCACAAAGTCAAGCTTCAGATCAAGCCGCTGTTCTCTCGGGTATCTCAGTGATAGCCAAATAATAAGTGTCCTCGCAGATAGAAACCTTAGAAGTGTCCTCGGGTCCACAGGGAGGATCAGTTtacaatacaacacacacaaccagcaGATCACATTTCTGCTTTCAGTAGCGAGCAGTAGAGGCTTATGTAGAGTAAACATGTATGTTCTCATAGTCACCCCGAGAGTGAGGACACAGAACCTGCATGACCTGCTTTTCCATGTGATGTAGCCTTGCATAGCCATGTTACATGGAGGCTGAACAGGGAGgatttatattctgttttagCGGGACCTAAAGATTGTGATCTGTCTTTTTAGCTGGCTATTACTGTATTCTACACACAAATCTCTTGACAACTTCTGGCTAGACTGCTGTGATACCCAATAGGGTCCTGCTGCGGGCCCACCTCTGACGTGTGTTAAACAGTCACCTAGCTACAGCCGATAAGAGCTAGTACAAGAGAAACATTTGTATCAGAAGAACGgttaaaatatgataaaaatgtaaacagaatGTAATATATGTTGTTGTACAATAAAAGtgacttctctctctttcacctccGCAATGACAGCGTAACCAGAATCTGTCCATCCTGTCTGAAGTGTCCCGACAACCTAAGGGAGCTGAGTGGCTGTGGCACCCTAAGATGGTGGCGCTGTACAAGCTCGTTCTGCAGAACAGCGACAGTAGCTCCACCAGCCGTGAGGCTGCCATAGGAGCCCTGCAAAATATCACTGCAGGCGAGGCCAGGGTAGGACCTGTATACACACTATAGTACTACTACATACTATATTCCATGATTAGCTGAAGTCGTTGCTTTGGAATTTGATACTTCCACAAGAAAACCAACAATAGCGCACACAATGAACGGAGCAGAACTCAGGACAGGCTCATGTGGTGTTTGCCCCTCTCATCAGTGGTCGTCAGTGCTGAGTGGTGTAGgtgctggagcaggagaggatgCTGCCCATCTTGCTGGATCTGTTAGACACCGACAGTGACATGGAGCTCAGGCCTCTGACCGGCCTGCTAAGAAATCTGGCCAGACACTCCACCAACAAAGACCACATgggtaagacacacacagatttattttatattttggccttttgttttgtctttaatgGACAGAACAGtcgcagagagacagataatgGGCCCTATTTTTGCCGTATGAATGAGCCTGACAAAAGTGGACCTTTCAAAGGTCAGAGCATGTATCAGTCCTGGAAGACAACCACCCTCGCTCTTTGTCCCTGCAGCTAAAACCATGGTGAACATTCTGGTGTCCAAGCTGCCCAGTGATGGCCATCAGAAAACACCATCCAGCGAGGTGGTGGTCAACATCTGTGGAGCCCTCAATCACCTGGTCACCTGCAGCTCCTTGGCAGCCCGTGACATCTCATACTTCAACGGCCTGCAGAAACTGATTGGTATCAAGACATCCCATGATAACAGGTAGGACTGGTAGATACTCAAATATCAGTGTATAATTGGTTAATATTTTTAGGACCTGCAGTCTTTCAGTTTGTAAGCTGTGACCTCTGTTAGCTGTCACTGACTTTACATATCCTGGAGCTGTTACTGCTCTCCCTTCTGGCCATGGGCCACACAAAAATATAACCTTTTGCTAATTTGCAGGTCATTGTGGAGTGTTTGTCTCTGGGTTGCTCCCCTCTGCTTATGCTCTGGTATTTCCTCCTCGTTTCTAACCGTCTGTCACTGTGTCTTGGTTTAGCTCCGGGAGTCTAAAAGCTGCCAGAGCAGCGTCAACTGTCCTCTGCAACATGTTTCAGTACAACAAACTGCACAAAGACTACAAACTGGTGAGACCCACAGCTGCTGATGCTTTTATATAAAATCATCCAAATATTGTGTACACAGCTGCAAACATGTCACCTTTGTTACATTACAAGACATTCGGCCCGGATGTAATTCCATTTCCACAGACAGAAGGAACACTGGAGAGAGAACCTCCCCCTGCTCATTTGATTCAGACATTCAGCACCTCCATATAGCCCAAATAGAATAAGCACATTTTTCCAAGGGTTTGTCTGTGAGATGGGGTCACCCCTAGAAATATATGTCCCTTTAACAGCTCAATGCTCCACTACGTCCAACAGCTAGCTAGTTATGCACTTTGTCTACTGCTTGTAATGGGTAGGTAGTGAACATTGGatttaagaaaaaacaacaaaaataatctgCCATTTACATCTGGAACAAGGTTGATGTGAGCTTGAGGACCcgaaaatatattacaatatcaaaaagaggctaaaataCTCCATGGAGCTGCAACTTTTGGTGATATTGTTGGGTCCTATTTGGACACCAAGCCTTGTGCTGGGGATCAACTGAACTTACTTAGTTCTACTTACTTAACCCGCTTGCTTGTTGTAAATATAACTTTTGACCCTAATCCCCCCCCCTACTGTAGCAATCCACATAGTGCAGGGAAACAATGAGAAAACCTACAGATCTGTGTGACCTCACATTGCTGTACATTTTTGTGTGCTGGAAGTGGGTGTTTTATCACTTTCTGACAGCGGAGCAGCCACAGGAACGAATCTCACCAGAGTGAACTTGGAAGTGCATTAATGCTCCAGAGTTTGTTTAACCTGCAACAGCTGAAGAGTTTGTgttggacagcagcagcagcagcagggctgtTATTTCTCTCAG from Cottoperca gobio chromosome 3, fCotGob3.1, whole genome shotgun sequence encodes the following:
- the LOC115027406 gene encoding LOW QUALITY PROTEIN: plakophilin-3-like (The sequence of the model RefSeq protein was modified relative to this genomic sequence to represent the inferred CDS: deleted 1 base in 1 codon); translation: MFVVAAGVLWNLSSRDNLKEKLSKEALSELTEKVLVPLCSSIPLSPSERDIFYNTSGCLRNLSSVNERTRQKMRDMRGLVDSLVSYIQQQEMADDKGLENSLCVMRNLSYQLYTELPPSVRLRLEGPSRASASRDSEAIGCFTLYSKKNNERNQNLSILSEVSRQPKGAEWLWHPKMVALYKLVLQNSDSSSTSREAAIGALQNITAGEARWSSVLSGVVLEQERMLPILLDLLDTDSDMELRPLTGLLRNLARHSTNKDHMAKTMVNILVSKLPSDGHQKTPSSEVVVNICGALNHLVTCSSLAARDISYFNGLQKLIGIKTSHDNSSGSLKAARAASTVLCNMFQYNKLHKDYKLKGFARRDFTDATI